Sequence from the Methanosarcina siciliae T4/M genome:
TGTATGACCAGTCCACGGTACCGTCGGGATTGACCGCGGACAGATAGGAGCCATGCGTGAGGTAGATCGTTCCATCTTCACCGATTATAGGCGAGGCAAAGATCATTCCTATCTGGGAAGTCCACCGGGCGGTGCCGTTCGGATACAGTGCATGCAGCACACCCTTGTAATCGCCGACGTAGATGGTACCGTCGTCGGCGATTGCCGCCGAGCTGTAGTAGTAATAGCCGGTGGCGCCGTCGTAGGTCCACTTCAGGCTGCCGTCGGGGTTGATCGCGTAGAACACCTTGTCGTAGCTGCCGATGTAGACGGTCCCGTCTGCATCGATCGCAGGTGAATTCTGGAGTTTGTTGCCGGTGGTGTAGCTCCACTTGAGGGTGCCGTCAGCGTTGAAGGCATAGACCTTGGAGTCCATGCACCCGATGTAGATGGTCCCGTCTTCTGCAATTGCCGGTGTGCTGTAGATGCTGTTGCCCACGCCGTAACTCCACCTGGTGGTGCCGTTGGGATACAGTGCATAGAACGTGCTGCCGCCCCCGGTGTAGATGGTTCCGTCTTCGGCGATTGCCTGGCCGGCATAGTTCATGCCGCCGACGGAGGACGTCCAGAGGACGGTGTTGGTCTGCGGCCCGTTGTAGGGCGACTGGCCGGTGTTGGCAAGATCATACTGGAACTTCGGCCAGGGCGTATCCGCGAGACCGGTGGTGTTCCCTCCAGCGGTCACCGTGACGTAGCCGGTCTTGACCTCATCGTCACTCCCGGCCGAGTTCGTCGCGGTCAGGGTGATGGTGTAGGTTCCAGCCGCAGTGTATTCATGGACCGGGTTCTGCTGGTCGTTGGTGCCGCCGTCGCCGAAGTCCCAGACCCATTCGGTCGGGTCGTTGGTGGACTCATCGGTGAACGTGACGGTCAGCGGGGCGGTACCGGTCGTTACGTCGGCAGAGAAGCCGGCGACTGGTGCGACGGCCGGCAACGGGCTCTTCACGACGAGGAACGCGAGCGGGATCTTATAGAACGCTGCGGTACCTGTGCCTGAAAAGTATCGCGAGTATGCAAAGGTGGTATCATCTGTGCCAGTGACCGAGGCAGTCACGTCCCAGGAGTCGACACCGGAATATGCGCCCTGAACATCAGGGACGCGGTCAAGTTCGAGGTTTGTAAACGTTCCCTCGACGGGAGGAGTCCCCCCAGTGTAGGAGAAGGTGTTGTCCGCCGTCGGGAACCCATAGTTCCCGTTGTTGCTTGCCAGGTAGTCGGCGGTGAGTGTGGCGGAGGTGATACCCGATAGACCGGTTGTGGCAAACGTGGTAGTCCCGACTGCGGCCTCTCCGTAATTATCCTCGACATAGTACGAGCAGACATCGTGCCCCTCGTTCACGAAGTACGTCGTCTGCTCCATCGAGGCGGGATCGTCGTAGGCGACGACGAGCGTGATGACCTTGATCCTCCCATCGAACGAACCGGTGGTGTTGACGTTGACGTTGACCGTCTCGTCAGAGATCATGCCCGTCACGTCGTACCACATGAAGTAGTCGCTCGTGACCCGGTTCTCGTGGTCGTTGATCATCTTGTACGGGTCATGTTCGCCGCCGCCCAGTGCGGTGTTGTCATTGCCAAGCGCCTCCCAGGTGTCTGGGTCCAGGACATACTGAAACGCGGCGTGATCAGGCTCTGTCCACGTCGTCTCATATATCCCGTCGCCGTTCCCGTCGAACTTGTTGGTGACGGTGAACGCTTTATCGTCTTGCATGTGCCCGCAGTACGCCGAGACATACAACCGTGCCCATGTGATATTCCCGACCGCCGTCTCCGGCAGGTAAAACGTCTTGGTCACGACATTGTCCCCCCAGTTCGGTGCGGGATCGGCGTCGAACCACAGATCGCCGGTCACCGTCCCGGTCTGGACGGTCGTGAGGGTTTTGCCTCCGACCCACTCGTCCGCACAGACCGCGGCAGGAAGGGCGGCAATCAGGAACATGCATACCAGCAAGCCCAGCCAGAAGGGCCGGGAGCCCAAAAACGTAGCTTTTTTCAGCAAATTTATCTGTTTCATCAGGACCACACCGCCTGAAGGGGCTTTCCTGCACCTTCAACGGTTTGGGTGAAAGGCGCGCTCATGCACATCAGTGCAGCTATATATAAAACCAGAAATATTCGTTTCATCTTTCATTCACTCCACATTTCTAAAATTTTCATCCACAAATCCTGTGATTGTGGCCTTTTTCAGCAGGATCTGGGGGGTTGTTCGGGATTGAACCACGATTATTTTGTAGCTCTTCTAACCTGAGAGGAAATCTCCCAATAATAAAAAACAAAAAAATTTGCTATATGTATTCAAAAACTTGAATCTGCGTTGTATGGCGTTTTTTCAATTACTGTTGCCTTCTTCCAGTCTCCCAATATTTGATTCAATGTAATGGAGTTGATCCGAATTTGGATTCTGAATCTTCTGGAGAGGATCGGTTTTCAGAAATTGGGAGATTTAGTATGAAAAAAGGTTACTATGTATATAAATTAATCTAAAAAATAAGAATAGTAATCACTTATATATGTATTAAGTAACAAAAATGAATTGATTTGTAATAATATGTTTGCCGGTAATGTATTTTAGCCATATCCTTACTTTCGATAAAAATCCTATTCATTTTATAAAAGAAAATTTGCAAAGAAGGTTTCATTTTTTCAGTTCGAGTCTGGGTCCTGTATTGAATCTGAAGAGTATCGCGTTGTAGACTGGAACAGGACATAGACCTTATGTAATAAGGCCAAAATTTAAGATAGGCTTTGGGTACAAAATAGATAGCTTTCAGGAAGAAAAATTCCTTAACCAGTGACCAACGAATCCGAATTTAAACTCACCTTTCAAAGATGAGTGATTTTCCGTTATCCTCTGGCTTTGTTTGTGTATGCCTAATAAAAGAATAATCCTGACAATAACGATTTTGTTAATATGGCAGGTATTTTTCCATGTTTAGAAAAGAAAATAACGATGCTTGTTTTGTGTCCATTTCTTCCACAATAATTTTGCTTTTTTTGGACTCTTTTTCCTGAACTACCGCAATCTTGATCTCAGACAGTTTTTCAATGAGCTTTTTCAAAGAGAAACCGTACATTTTGGTCTCCCATGCCAGGTATCTGTAGAAAAGTAGGCCAGCCATAGCCAAAAACACATGAACTCTAATGTTTTCATCCTTGTGATGATATACTGGTCCTACAGGAACAAGCAAGTGATCATTCAACAGTTTAAAATCATCTTCAACAAGATTCTTACTGTTATATGTTTTCACTATCTTTTTAGTTTGCCATTTTTGCTTATCCGTAAATAGGACGTTCTTCCCAAACGTCTTTTCGCACTTTTTTTCGTTTTCTTCATCAATCCAGAACTTTAACTGAGGCTTTTTCTTCCCTTCCAGAGCATCAATTATTTCATATTTTATAACGCTATTGTATTTTTTCAGAATAATTCCTGCAACCTCACGTTCTACGCTGCTCCTGTTTCTTTCTTTTCCTTTACTGCTTTCTAATCTTCTCTGGAGATCCTCCAAACTATCAATTATTCTTGATTTGTTTGTTTCATAAGTGCTCTTTTGAAGCTTGTAAGTTCCTTCGTTGTAGGTTATTACGGTTGTATATTCTGCTCCGTAAAACTGGTGTTTTGTTCTGTATCCAAAAATTTTGTTACCTTTCGAATTCTTGTATAAACACTCATATTTGGAAAGCGGAACATCGAGAAGCTCCTCGGCTTGATTTGTTTTTGCAGATCCTACAAAACTCATTTTTGAGGTTACCTTTTCAATGTTATCTTTTGAGTTGTTACCCTTATCGAAAACAAGAACAAGATCTTCAGAACAGATATTTAATTCAGTCAGTCTGTTTATGATTTTATCTACTATGCCTGAAAATTCTTCAGAGTCATGAACATTTCCAGGATATGTTTCATGAATAAAAGGTATGTTATCCTCGTTTACAGCTAGCGAAACACATATTTGATTTTTGTCTTTCCTATGCTTTTTGTTATATCCTTTATGAAGCAGTTCGCTCTCGTCATCATAATTGTTAGCATACGTAAACCAGTTTGATTCATCCACAAACATTATTGATGGAGTAAATCCCTTTCCTACAAGAACTCTGCAAAGATCGTCTTCAATCTTTTTCATAGTATCCAAGTCGACATAATTCATTTGGTTCAGAAAATTCTGACAATTTAACTTGTGCGGGAATTTCCACATGAAAGCTAAAGGGGATTTTTTGAACCACTCTTCAATCCCGTTTTCACTTAAAACGCCGTGACTTTTTCCGATTACATCAAGTAAGAGGTATTCTCCAACACTCAATCCATCTATTAATTTTTTGTCAGTATGCTTGTTAACTATGTCAATGAATCCAAGTTCTTCATTCACATGAAGAAGTGCGGCAAGCTTGCCGTAATCAAAGGATCTAAGTTTATCATAGGGCAATGATTCACATTGCCTTTTCATCTCAAGTATTTTTTCTGCGCTACCCAGATAAACCTGAAAAATGGTTTTTACCTTTCCATCAACTCTGGCAGATTCTACTATATACCAGTAAGGTTTCCCATTGACGAGTTTCTTTCTTAAAAATACCATAGTATTAATTATGATCTACCTATATAAATAAATTTTTGAAATAAACAATACTAATAGACTTTTTAAAGTGAATTTAAAACTTAGGATCTACAAATAAAAAATTTGCAAAAGGTCAGCTGATACTGTTTTTTAGAGAAAAGTGAGGTTAAAATCACGTTTCTTTGAAACTTCAGTTAAACCTGTCGTTGTATTTCAAAAAAGGACGAGAATGGGAGTATCCGTATTCAGATTGCTTTGACTTGGCTGTGGTTGTTCCTATGTAGTCCAAAAACATCCGTTTAATTCGGGCCTGAAAAATGTGGATGCATCTTTTCAGGTCTAATTACATATATAATATTATGATTTCTAATTATCATAACATTTAATATGGCATAATTAAAAGAAAAATAATAAATATAAGTACTTCACATAGTATTATACCTTCAAATGGATGAAAACATGAACAACTCCTGAATCAATAAACAGAACACACAATACTGTAATTCCTCACCTGTAAGCGCAGGTAGGCGGGGAGTTTAATTTTTTATTCAAATTATTATTCTTTGAACTTTTCTCTGTTATTTACATGTGAGCCCAGCGCTTGACTTTCGTATACACTTATCATAGTTTCAAAAATTATTTGAATTCCACATTTATGGGACAATTATTTCTTGTGGCTAAGTAGTACAAATTTTAAAAATGATAACATTAAATATTATGAATATTATCAAAAGTATTAAATACCAAATTAACATACATAGTTTTGTCCAAAAATGTCCAAAAGACACCGAAACAGACACGCCTCCTAAATGTCTGCGATGCATTCGACTCTGAGAATTCCTCGCCTGTAAATGTATGCAGGTGAGGAGTTTCAGGTAGAGAAGAAATCCGTATCTATTTGTGGATAGTATCCAAAAGTATAATTCGGAGAATTTCATCTGCTGTTTTTTGAGAAAAACAACCTGGATTCAAACTCCCTGGGCTCTGACCCGTATAACCATATTTGAAAATAAAAGAAAAAGTTGCGGAAATTTGAGAAAATTTATCTCAATTTCCGTTCATTTTATCATTTTTTCTCATATTTTATCATTCTCTTTTATTCTCCTCAATCATATCATTGCAAACATATCCACAACATCATCAAAGTCTATCCTCCCATTCCCGTTGAAGTCGAAGTACTCCACTGGCATGTTTTCCTCTATCCAGTCCATGTTGTGGAAGTAAGCCACTATATCCACAAAACTGAACTCCCCGTTTCCGGTGAGGTCTTCATAGAGCCCGTCTCCGTCAAGGTCCTTAGGTGCATATTCCTGATCTGGCAGGGGGGACAGAAGGGTCACTTTAATTGTCCCTGCCAGGAGAGCTGGTTCGATAGAGTTTCCGAAGTCTTCTTCCAGACGTTTAACCCCTATCGAAAGGTTTGCGGATCCTTTCTCCTTTCCGGAAACCGTAAGAGTAGCAAGCACAACATCTGCTGCATCTGCCTTAACGGCATCTTCCAGGTCAACGGTCTTCATGTAGATCGAAGTCCCTGGCAGGGTAGAGTTCTCAGTAATAAGAGCCCAGGAAGGATACTCGATATCGACTATCTCGGCAACAGTAGGGTCGTCGAAAGCAACGGTCAGGTTGTAGCCTGAAAAACCTGCAGGGAAATTACTGGCAACAATACTTATTTCAGTAGATTCGTTTTCTGAAACTGAGGAACTTGCAGGGTCGAAATAAAGAGTAACAGTTGACCCGGAAGCTTCGGAAACTTCTATGTACTCCGATTTTGACTCAAAGTCAGAACCAGCAGCATTTTCTACAGTCAGATTTACGGTGTAGTTACCTTCTGCAGTATAGGTGTGCGAGGGGTTCTGCTCAGTAGAATTTGCTCCATCCCCGAAGTTCCAGAACCATGAAGTCGGAAACCCGGTGGATTCATCCGTGAACTGAACATTCAGAGGGATATCACCAGATGATGGAGCTGCCGAGAAGTCAGCCACTGGTGCAGCAGGGGCAGCTTTCTCATATTCAACAACAAGGATCTGCTGGAGTGCGTTCATACCTCCACTTGTCGTACTCTGTATACCCGCTTCATTTCCGCTTGCATTGATGTAATTTGTAGCATCAAAGACCAGAGAGCTTCCTGAATTTGAACTTCCCTGCCATGCATTGCTTGCCACTATGTTCCCGTTGAAAAGCAGGTTTCCTTCATCAGGCCCCGCACTTCCTGCGAAACTGTGCAGTGTAGCGTTCTGGACATTGCTAACGTTAATTGAAATACCTGTGAAAGGAGCATACGCAGTAGCTTCTTCAGGAGTGGTTCCGTAACTGGTTTCGGAGTAAGCAAGCTCGTCGCACTCCTCGTTGATAAAGATCTGCTTTCGGGTTTCATTATCGTTTCCGTAGATCACAACAAGGGTGCTGGGGTACAGTGCGTTTTTGTTTTCACCAACAGGCGTCATGACAAGGCTGTTTCCTGCAGAACTAAACTTGTCGGTTACATCGTAGACACAGAGCCCGTATTCATAATCAGCATATGCTCCAAAATTGCTCCAGTCCCTGTAGAGAGTTCCGTTTCCTGTTGAGATGTTTCCGTTATCAAGGGTGTTTCCGTTGAAGTTAATATTCAACCACGGATATCCCCCTGGTGTTTGGTCCCAGTTGTAGGCGACATAGAGGAATGCCTTTTCTATGGTGGAGCCGTCCGGAACCGGAAGGTCGCCTGCATTCCAGGTTTCGGTCCTGCTCTCCCATCCGACAGGTTGGTAGGCAGAGTCAGGCTGCGTGGAATACAAAAGGTTCCCCTGGAGATCAAAGGTATGCCTGGTAGTGATATTGCTTCCGCCTTCCCAGTAGATGCCTTTGCCCTTATACCCGTTGTATCTGACATTTTTGGCCGCACTGCTCTTGTTGTTGTTGGTCTCGTCCGTTTCAGCGATAAGGTTGTCCGGGTCGACAACGGCAGTGTAGGTCACGGTGCCGCCTTCAATGTCACGGATAGTGGGGTCGATCAGGGTTACGGTGGTCTTTGCATTGCCAGCAAGGGACGCAATTGTTGTCGTGTTTACGGGAACTGTTCCACTGGAAACGTCGCTTACATACACAGCTATCGAAATGTTGCTAAGGGTAGCAGTTCCTGTGTTTTGGACATTGAGAACTTTCACAGTATTTGTTTCCCTGGCAAAGACCGCAGAAGCCGGAACGGTATTGACAAGCCCTGAGATGCTAAGATCGTTCGTTGCCACTTGACCCGCTTGAGTTACGGTTATGTAATCCGTTTTCAGCTCGGAATCGCTTCCATCTTCATTCGTGACTGTGAGGTTGATAGAATAAGTTCCTTCAGTGGAATAGGTATATACTGGATTCTGTTCCATAGAGTTGTTGCCGTCCCCGAAATCCCAGAGCCACGAAGAGGGTGAACCGGTCGACTCATCGGTGAACGAGACCGTAAGGGGGATGACACCGGAGGTAACGTTCGCGGTGAAGTCTGCTCCAGGGGCGTCACCGCCGGATGAACCTGCACCGGATGCGGTCAGAAGTGCAATCTGGATCTTGTAATAAGAACCGGTAGGAGCATACGTAAGTGTGCTGTCCTCTCCTGAATTGAAGTACTCAGTTACATTCCAATCGTTGTATCCGAAGTATTCGCCCTGCGGTCCTCCAGATGAGAGCGACTCTCCGTTGTACGTAGATGCACCGTTGACGCTTGCACAGTATATAGAGGAGAGGTTCACAGCATCGGGATCGGAGAGTGCGGACGTGCCGAATACGGTTGAACCCGTATAACTGCCGGTGTTGGCAGTGTCGTGGCCCTGGTTCACCCAGTAATGGATCTTGTCGTCATCCCCGTCATCGTATGCAACGACAAGGGTTACATGTTTGATCCTGCCGTCAGAACCTCCACCTGTAGCCCTGATATTCACTTCATTTCCTGTTATGTTGTCGGTCAGGTCGTACCACATGAAGTAGTCGCTCGTCACCCTAACCACGTGGTCGTTCACCCATGCCGGAGTGTTAGTGTAGTCGATGCTTGCAGCATCGTGTTTTTGCAGTTCATAGATCCCGTCACCGTCGCCGTCGATGTCTATCGTCATCGAAAAGGACTTTATGTCCGTCATGAGCCCGCAGTAGACGTCGGCATACAGCCTCGCCCATTTGATCTCCGTGTGGGGAGGTAGTGTGAATGTTTGTTCACCATATCCCGAGAATCCCGGCCATGAACCGTGCCACAGCCCGCCGGAGACATTGCCCTCCTGCACGGTGAGCAGCGGTGATCCTCCGTCATAACTACCCGTGTTGAGCGGTGCGGCCACCTTCATCGTGGAAGTCGCAGTATCGGTCCCGCCCGGTCCGGTGGTCGTCAGGGTGACGGTGTGGGTCCCTTCGGTGACATAGGTGTGAACAGGGTTCTGCTCGTCAGAGGTTTCGCCGTCGCCGAAGTCCCAGGACCAGGTGCTCACGTTGCCGGTCGTGGTGTCGGTGAACTGCACGGTAAAGGGTACCCGGCCTGAAGAGGCATCTGTCGTAAAGCTCGGGATAGGTGCGGTCACGCCCGAACTATCGTTTGTAACGTTGATGTAGCCGATCTTTTCCGTCGAATAGCTGTGATAGGCATCAGCGACCGTAAGGGTCACGTTATAGATCCCGGGCTCCGTGTAGACGTGGACGGGGTTCTGGACGGTGGCATTCGTGTCGTCTCCGTCGCCGAAGTCCCATGCCCACGAGGTCGGATCTCCGGTGGAGAGGTCGGTGAACCGCACGGTCAGGGGGGCCCCGCCGCCTTTCGGTCCGGCATTGAACTCTGCGACGTCCCTGAATGCATACAGGATATTGTCATAACCTCCAACGTACAGGGTTCCGTCCGATCCGATCGATGCCGGACCATAAATCCGTCCGCCGATGGCATAATCCCATTTAAGCGTCCCTTCGGGGCTGATTGCATAGCATTTACCCATCTCATCCCCAATATAGACGGTGCCGTCCGCTCCGATGACCGGCTGGGAATCCCGGAAACCGTTATCGGCCTCGTAGGTCCACTTGAGCGTTCCATCGGGGTTGATCGCATACAGGTTCTTGTCATAGCTTCCGATGTAGACTGTGTCGTCCGCTCCGATCGACGGTGCTCCATAAATTTGTGCGCCGGTCGTGTAGTTCCACCTGAGCGTTCCGTCGGGGTTGATTGCATACAGGTTATGGTCATAGCTTCCGATGTAGACGGTGCCGTCCGTTGCGATCGCCGGTGCGTTATAGATTACATCGCCGGTTTCATACGACCATTTCAGGGTCCCGTTGGGGTGTACTGCATACAATTTTTGATCATAATTTCCTGCATAGATTGTCCCGTCC
This genomic interval carries:
- a CDS encoding IS1634 family transposase translates to MVFLRKKLVNGKPYWYIVESARVDGKVKTIFQVYLGSAEKILEMKRQCESLPYDKLRSFDYGKLAALLHVNEELGFIDIVNKHTDKKLIDGLSVGEYLLLDVIGKSHGVLSENGIEEWFKKSPLAFMWKFPHKLNCQNFLNQMNYVDLDTMKKIEDDLCRVLVGKGFTPSIMFVDESNWFTYANNYDDESELLHKGYNKKHRKDKNQICVSLAVNEDNIPFIHETYPGNVHDSEEFSGIVDKIINRLTELNICSEDLVLVFDKGNNSKDNIEKVTSKMSFVGSAKTNQAEELLDVPLSKYECLYKNSKGNKIFGYRTKHQFYGAEYTTVITYNEGTYKLQKSTYETNKSRIIDSLEDLQRRLESSKGKERNRSSVEREVAGIILKKYNSVIKYEIIDALEGKKKPQLKFWIDEENEKKCEKTFGKNVLFTDKQKWQTKKIVKTYNSKNLVEDDFKLLNDHLLVPVGPVYHHKDENIRVHVFLAMAGLLFYRYLAWETKMYGFSLKKLIEKLSEIKIAVVQEKESKKSKIIVEEMDTKQASLFSFLNMEKYLPY